A genome region from Nocardia sp. NBC_01730 includes the following:
- a CDS encoding DUF721 family protein, which yields MSDQPGAAESEGKEPELRGIDLARRALEEARAAARASGKAVGQGRSSPQRRFRAGARRRTGWSGARPDDRDPQLLSKLTGSIAKSRGWSNKVAEGMVFGRWSSVVGEDIAGHATPVTLKDGVLSIAAESTAWATQLRMLQGQILAKINAAVGQGVVTSLKISGPAAPSWRKGDRHIKGRGPRDTYG from the coding sequence ATGAGCGATCAGCCCGGAGCCGCCGAATCCGAAGGCAAGGAACCTGAGCTGCGCGGCATCGATCTGGCGCGCCGCGCGCTGGAGGAAGCCCGCGCCGCGGCGCGGGCCAGCGGCAAGGCTGTCGGCCAGGGTCGTTCCTCACCACAGCGCAGGTTCCGTGCCGGAGCCCGCAGGCGCACCGGATGGTCCGGCGCGCGGCCGGACGATCGCGATCCCCAGCTGTTGTCCAAGCTGACGGGGTCCATCGCGAAGAGCCGTGGGTGGTCGAACAAGGTCGCCGAGGGCATGGTGTTCGGCCGCTGGTCGAGCGTCGTCGGCGAGGACATCGCCGGGCACGCCACACCGGTCACCCTGAAGGACGGTGTATTGAGCATCGCCGCCGAGTCGACCGCGTGGGCTACCCAGCTTCGCATGCTCCAGGGCCAGATCCTGGCGAAGATCAATGCCGCCGTCGGTCAGGGGGTGGTCACATCGCTGAAGATCTCCGGTCCGGCCGCGCCGAGCTGGCGCAAGGGTGACCGGCACATCAAAGGCCGCGGGCCGCGCGACACCTACGGATGA
- the gyrB gene encoding DNA topoisomerase (ATP-hydrolyzing) subunit B — protein MAANDSNASGSTRATGKQDYGASSITVLEGLEAVRKRPGMYIGSTGERGLHHLIWEVVDNSVDEAMAGYATKVEVTLLADGGVEVVDDGRGIPVAMHAQGVPTIEVVMTQLHAGGKFDSDSYAVSGGLHGVGISVVNALSSRLEAEIDRDGYHWSQTYKDSTPGKLTQGEPTKKTGTTIRFWADPEIFETTTYNFETVARRLQEMAFLNKGLTIKLTDERVSDNDVTDEVVSETAEAPKHAEENAAPVEHKVKTRTYHYPGGLEDFVRHINRTKQPIHNSVVGFTGKGTGHELEVAMQWNSGYSESVHTFANTINTHEGGTHEEGFRAALTTVVNKYAKDKKLIKEKDGNLTGDDIREGLAAIVSVKVGEPQFEGQTKTKLGNTEVKSFVQRTCNEHLTHWFEANPADAKTIVNKAVSSAQARVAARKARELVRRKSATDLGGLPGKLADCRSKDPSKSEIYIVEGDSAGGSAKSGRDSMYQAILPLRGKIINVEKARIDRVLKNNEVQSIITAFGTGIHDEFDIAKLRYHKIVLMADADVDGQHISTLLLTLLFRFMRPLVEHGHVYLAQPPLYKLKWQRSEPEFAYSDRERDGLLEAGLAAGKKINKDDGVQRYKGLGEMNAKELWETTMDPAVRVLRQVTLDDAAAADELFSVLMGEDVEARRSFITRNAKDVRFLDV, from the coding sequence GTGGCTGCCAACGACTCCAACGCATCGGGTTCGACCAGGGCAACCGGGAAGCAGGACTACGGTGCCTCCTCCATTACGGTTCTCGAGGGGCTCGAGGCGGTCCGCAAACGTCCGGGTATGTACATCGGCTCCACCGGTGAGCGCGGCCTGCATCACCTGATCTGGGAGGTCGTCGACAACTCCGTCGACGAGGCGATGGCCGGGTACGCAACGAAGGTCGAGGTCACCCTGCTGGCTGACGGCGGTGTCGAGGTGGTCGATGACGGCCGAGGCATCCCGGTGGCGATGCATGCTCAGGGCGTCCCCACCATCGAGGTCGTCATGACCCAGCTGCACGCAGGCGGCAAGTTCGACTCGGACTCGTACGCGGTGTCCGGTGGTCTGCACGGCGTCGGTATCTCCGTGGTCAACGCGCTGTCGAGCCGCTTGGAGGCGGAGATCGACCGCGACGGCTACCACTGGAGCCAGACCTACAAGGACTCCACCCCAGGCAAGCTGACCCAGGGCGAGCCCACCAAGAAGACCGGCACCACCATTCGCTTCTGGGCGGACCCGGAGATCTTCGAGACCACCACGTACAACTTCGAGACCGTGGCCCGCAGGCTCCAGGAGATGGCTTTCCTGAACAAGGGCTTGACCATCAAGCTCACCGACGAACGTGTCAGCGACAACGACGTCACCGACGAAGTGGTCAGCGAGACCGCCGAAGCGCCCAAGCACGCGGAAGAGAACGCCGCGCCCGTCGAGCACAAGGTGAAGACGCGGACCTACCACTACCCGGGCGGTCTGGAGGACTTCGTCCGCCACATCAACCGGACCAAGCAGCCGATCCACAACTCGGTCGTCGGGTTCACCGGCAAGGGCACCGGCCATGAGCTCGAGGTCGCTATGCAGTGGAACTCGGGCTACTCCGAGTCGGTACACACCTTCGCCAACACAATCAACACCCACGAGGGCGGCACCCACGAGGAAGGCTTTCGCGCGGCGCTGACCACGGTGGTCAACAAGTACGCGAAAGACAAGAAGCTCATCAAGGAGAAGGACGGCAACCTCACCGGCGACGATATCCGGGAGGGCTTGGCCGCCATCGTGAGCGTCAAGGTGGGCGAGCCGCAGTTCGAGGGCCAGACCAAGACCAAGCTCGGCAACACCGAAGTGAAGTCGTTCGTGCAGCGCACCTGCAACGAGCACCTCACGCACTGGTTCGAAGCCAACCCTGCCGACGCGAAGACCATCGTGAACAAGGCGGTGTCCTCGGCCCAAGCCCGTGTCGCCGCGCGTAAGGCACGAGAGCTGGTGCGCCGCAAGTCCGCCACCGACCTGGGGGGTCTGCCCGGCAAGCTGGCCGACTGCCGATCGAAGGACCCGAGCAAGTCCGAGATCTACATCGTCGAGGGTGACTCCGCCGGTGGCTCGGCCAAGTCCGGCCGCGACTCGATGTACCAGGCGATCCTGCCGCTACGCGGCAAGATCATCAACGTCGAGAAGGCGCGTATCGACCGGGTGCTCAAGAACAACGAGGTCCAGTCGATCATCACCGCGTTCGGCACCGGCATCCACGACGAGTTCGACATCGCCAAGCTGCGCTACCACAAGATCGTGCTGATGGCCGACGCCGACGTCGACGGCCAGCACATCTCGACGCTGCTGCTCACGCTGTTGTTCCGGTTCATGCGCCCACTGGTCGAGCACGGGCACGTATACCTGGCGCAGCCACCGCTGTACAAGCTCAAGTGGCAGCGCAGCGAGCCGGAGTTCGCCTACTCCGACCGCGAGCGCGACGGTCTGCTGGAGGCGGGTCTCGCAGCAGGCAAGAAGATCAACAAAGACGATGGTGTGCAGCGCTACAAGGGTCTCGGCGAGATGAACGCCAAAGAGCTGTGGGAGACCACCATGGACCCCGCGGTGCGGGTGCTTCGTCAGGTGACGCTCGACGACGCGGCCGCGGCCGATGAGTTGTTCTCTGTTCTGATGGGCGAGGACGTCGAGGCGCGTCGCAGCTTTATCACCCGCAATGCCAAGGATGTTCGCTTCCTCGACGTATAG
- a CDS encoding alpha/beta fold hydrolase: MATTTGGPFPASATRTVRRGAVELAVYECGEPAAQPVLLVHGWPDTHLLWNRVAALLAGRLRVIAFDNRGAGDSSVPAGVAAYRVEELAADVRAVIEAVAPGERVHVLGHDWGSVIGWELVSAPDAASAIASFTSVSGPNLDFLGAYLRGPFSPVWLRGALSQAIASAYTVAFQIPGLPNPALRVLSNRWPRFLALFDGLNPELVVTAPTLRADMINNLKLYRANIRTHLRNPRPRRIDVPVQVIVSTGDRAVRPVVNAAADRWVANLTRSEIPARHWSPISHPADLARRTAAFVDRIGADR, translated from the coding sequence ATGGCAACCACCACCGGCGGTCCGTTTCCCGCGTCCGCGACGCGCACCGTTCGCCGCGGCGCGGTCGAACTCGCCGTGTACGAATGCGGCGAACCCGCGGCGCAGCCGGTCCTGCTGGTCCACGGCTGGCCCGATACCCATCTGCTGTGGAACCGTGTCGCCGCGCTGCTCGCGGGCCGTCTTCGTGTGATCGCCTTCGACAACCGCGGGGCGGGCGATAGCTCGGTGCCCGCGGGTGTCGCCGCCTACCGCGTCGAGGAGCTCGCGGCCGACGTCCGCGCGGTGATCGAGGCTGTCGCGCCGGGCGAGCGGGTACACGTCCTCGGCCACGACTGGGGTTCGGTGATCGGCTGGGAGTTGGTCTCCGCCCCGGACGCCGCGTCCGCGATCGCGTCGTTCACCTCGGTGTCCGGTCCCAATCTCGACTTCCTCGGCGCCTACCTGCGCGGCCCCTTCTCCCCGGTATGGCTACGTGGCGCATTGTCCCAAGCGATCGCCTCGGCTTACACCGTCGCCTTCCAGATTCCCGGCCTGCCGAATCCGGCGCTGCGAGTGCTGTCCAACCGCTGGCCGCGCTTCCTCGCCCTATTCGACGGCCTGAACCCCGAACTGGTGGTGACGGCCCCTACGCTGCGCGCCGACATGATCAACAACCTGAAGCTCTATCGCGCAAACATCCGGACCCACCTGCGTAATCCCCGGCCGCGCCGGATCGACGTGCCCGTGCAGGTGATCGTCTCGACTGGCGACCGCGCGGTGCGGCCGGTGGTGAATGCCGCGGCCGACCGGTGGGTGGCGAACCTGACCCGGTCCGAGATCCCGGCGCGGCACTGGTCGCCGATCTCACATCCGGCCGACCTGGCTCGCCGCACTGCCGCCTTCGTCGACCGGATCGGCGCCGACCGCTGA